ctccctctctgtctctgccactGCAGAAATCCTCCCATCTGTCGTTCCTAatcagcagagagcagcttgCATGTTCACAGGGTCTTATTGTGGGATGacatctctctgcctccctctctctctctcacacacacacacacacacacacacacagattacacTAATACTGACACAGCAAAGCAAACTGCAGCATCACATGCCCCTCTGGCCGTTACTGTTTACAGTTTGTTACGCTGCTCCCCAGTGGTCAAAAAAGATATGTATTAATGCATCTTCAAATGCATCATTTTTACAACTGCATTATATTGAAACATCTGGTGACTTAATGGTTTAATTTGTCTTGGTGGATGTTTGCGTCTATGAAGGATTAAGGTGAAGATGCATTTTACCAAATCACAACATATCTACTCTTGTAATTAAGCAAGTTTGGGTTTATGTAGTTCCCACTACTATCCGCTGCTTTTATTCtaagtccattttttttttatttaatgtcttaTATATTGGCTAAAACATGGCATGAGTCAGGGGGGTTTTAAAAGCCAGAAATCTCAGCAGCTGGCCAAGTAATTGCTGAGTCATCAGCATTAATCAATGACCCTGTCAACCCACTGCAGATATCATGCGATCACTTTGTGCAACTGTGCAGAACTAAACCATACTTATTCTCAATATGAGTGAGatctttcacaaaaatgccGGATGTTTTGTGTGAGTGGCGACGCTGTGGGTTTACATGAGATTTCCTGAGAACCTCAAAAATCCCTGCAGCACAATCTAACAATAGCTGCTGTATCACGAGACGACCCCTCAGAGGTATTGTAGCATAAGGAAGATAAAAATAgtgctttctgtctctccctctctccatctctctgtctgtctatccgGTGGAAGTGCTAATCTCAGGCTCCCAGCAAAGATAACAGACACTCTGAACCGAGCTTCGTCTGTGTTTGACAAGAGAgtgcagagaaaagagagagaagaaaagaaaaacaaagacagggaGGTGTGGGATAGAGGTGTAGAAAGAGTCAGAAAGAGACAATGAAAAAGGTTAGAAAAAGGTAGTGGGACAGAGTTTGTAGAGTTTGAATCTCAAACAATGTTGAAACAATGTAtcctcataaaaaaacacatataatgtCTTATTTATTAATGCCGCACAAAATATGTCATCACATTACATTCTTAACGTTAAGTTATGTATGTTAGGGTTAGGTAAACAGTAACGGTTGGTCCTCACGTTATGTACTTAATGTATAGTTACGTatgttaggtttagggaaacaGTCATAATTGGTCATCATCACATTACATGCTTGACataaagttacgtaggttaggttATGGGATGTAAAGTTATGTCGGTTGGGAAAGGTTTAAGAAAGTAAAGGTACCTAGGTTATGTTTAGAAAATCATGATTGATAGTCATCATGTTACATACACTTAAAGTCACATAGATTATGTTTTGGCAGGTAAAGTTATgctggttaggtttaagcacaaaCGTTTATGTAAGTTAGGATTGAACAAGTTAAGTTAGGTTTAAGAAAGTAAAGTTGTGCAGGTTAGGTTTGGGAAAACAGGCATTGTGATGACGCATCTTAAAATAAGTCAGTTTACTTGGTTACAAACATCAGTCGTATGgaggaaagtcctgtgtttgtttgacccaacCACTACCCCAATCTACATCCCACCATGGACTTTCACTCTTTACACTACTTCCGTCACTGCATTGGTTATGTGATTGCAGCTTTAccaattatgtattttttgggtgttttgcctttaattgaaaggacagcacaagtgtgaaatggggagagagagagggaatgacatgcagcaaagggctgaggctggagttgaacccacggctgctgcggtgaggacacagcctctatacatggggcgcccgctccaTACAccgagccaccaggcgccccatgtGGGCTGTATACTTCTGATGCATTATTTTCAATAGGTAAACATCGAGGCAGCTGCACAACAGCaacctggtaaaaaaaaaaactaaaattttccAATGGCTACATtggattgaaaaaaacataagtgtGTCAGAATCAAAGAGAGGCAGTAATTACAATACAATCAAACACCCATTCTCTGTGATTGGAAGATAATTGTTATGTCTGTACTGTAAATATGAAGGTGTATCAGGAGCAAATTCTGAACACAGATGAGCCCTCATAAATCAAAACCACCGTTCTTCATTATGTAAGTCATCAACTCCCAATCACAAAGTGTTTTGTTGCTCTATGAAGTGACCCTCTGTtttgtcccctctctcttcaGGTATGTCCTGTATCCCTGTCCTGCCACCACGCCGTGGCTCCTTTTACGTAGAAAGCGGCACAGGTGTGTCGATCGGTAGCGTTTTGGCCTTCTGGTGCAGAGAGGGATACCAGCTAGTCGGCAGCGACAAAATCTACTGCAATGTCAGGAATGGCAAACCGCAGTGGAGCAACTATCTGCCTGTCTGTGAAGGTGAGCAGATTAATCTGGCCACTACTGATCACTTGACAGTCAATCTTGACAGtcaatcttttaaaatgtaatttcactCCCCCCTCAGCGATCCCCAGACCCGAGGACCGTGGTCTGAGAGTGGCTGTGTTGGCTTCAGTGGTGAGTGGCATTGTCATCCTTGCCATGTCCCTGTCCTTCCTCATCTGCTGCCTGCAGGAACGATCCAGTCGAGACCGAACCAAGAAGGATGGGCGGAGCAGGTAGGGAAAGAAGgttgccaaaagtaaaaaatattccCTGAACCCAATGGCTATAGGTACAACAGTGATTTAGCCTCTGAGGGCAATGGCCAAATTTTGGGGGTTCCGGTTCCAGCGGATATTTGGATAACACATATCCAAGCCAAGACCTCCTCTTACATGTGCCAGTCATTGTTGCTGGTCCAATTACCAACTTGAGTTGTAAGAATGGAGAAGCAGTTTAGTAACTACGACCATGACCAGATTGTTTTACAAGCTGCATTTCCATTAAAGGCCTCGGTATAGTGcctttggaaccaaaagtaacaCGTATGAAAAGCTACCTAGACCCTAGATCTGTGTAGCCTTTCCACCACAGATAGTACTCTTACATGTGGACGGGGATTTCTACACTGATTCCTTGTCAGGCAAGAGCAGGGATTTAAAGCGGCTGGAGCGCATAGGAATGATGACGCTGGTGAGGACTAGAATATGCTGTTCACATAATCCGGTCGCAGTAAATATAAACTCTTTAAACACTTGAAGATCCATTTATTACTAAAAGTGTATGCCATCCaagaaagacaataaaaacacatttaaaaaaagttgtcatattgaaatttaaggtgtgttgtCTGCACAGTAAATTAAAGTTTATTgattaaagtagtttttttctcagtctccaGACACTGCTAATGGCTGCAAAATatcctttcattttatactTAGAGCTTACTAATGTATGAAACTTGTCACGGTGTGAACAATGGCTAAACCCGCCACGCTCAGCTCTGAGCAGAGTGTTAATCCTCTACTGACCAATCAAAGGACTGCAGGGTTTCTAGCTCCACCCTTTTGTACCAGATCAGTGTGCTAGATGCCAAGCACAGAGGTGACCAAAAATGGGAAGGGTTCCAAAGATACTAAAGgcaccatccacaactttttaccatggaaatgcataaaaatgtgtactgaactgaactgaactgacaTACTGGTGGAAACGCCCCATAAAAGAGCTGATAAAGAGCTAAATCGATAACTGATGGGTCCTGATGGGTTTGTCTTCCTCAGGCGCAGAGAGAAGCGTTCGGCCCGTCGCAGCGAGTGTTGgctggagagagaagagggagattGGGAAGCTTTTCCTCCTCCCAAAATCTTCCATCTCTCCCAGAGAATGAACCCCCGCCTGGCTCCTGACAGCCCCCTCTACCTGACTGGAGGGCTCGGTGGATATGAGAACAGGGGTTACCAGAGGTAAGCTGGCAACTCACATCACGGTCTATCTAATCCTAAAAGTTCTAACTTCTTGCTGATGtgactttcttgctctctttctgtgtctcacAAAGGAGTCAGGAGAGTTTGCTGAAGGCCTCTCTGCCTGGACTTTACCGCTCCGAGTCTCAGCTTTACCCACATGTTGTCCTGCAGAGGGTTCCGACTCCAACAGCACCTTCTGCCCCTTCTGCTCCATCTGCCCCCCTCTACCTCCACCTccctgcctcctcttcctctgcctcctcaccAGCCCACACGAGCACCCACGGTCAGCCTCACATCATGCCGCAGTATCCTACCCCGACGTACCCACCCAACCCTAACACATCTGTGCCCGCCTACCCGCACCCAACACCAGCGCCTATCTACCCCAACCCCAACCCGACACCACAGCGGCCATGGCAGTAGCTACATCTTCCACTTTTTATGGAGGCCGCTGTGCCGTCCCTGCTGAATACATTGGAGGAACAGCTTCACAGCCACGTTTTGGAGACACATGAAGTGTTTTTACTCCTCTTCATCCCTGTTTTCTCCCACAGAAGGCTACAGATGCAATGTTCCAATGCAGACAACATGAAGAAAAAGTGTCAAAGtggaaatgctgccagtgtAGAAGCTCCCGGTGTTACTGCATGCTTGTTGAACTTCCCCTGCATTTTGGACTAAACAGGACGTGAAAGctggattttctttttgtctttaattcttactgaactgctgctgctgctgctgctgcactctcTGCAAGAGGAGTCTTGGTCTCTTTTAGCCGTCAGAAATTACAAGAAAGCTTCAAGTAGCCGGTCGACAAGGGAACACAGgaagttttactttgtgttttgatgtttataaAAGATAAGAAGGATTATAAAGGACTATGGTTGCCAGTGTTTAGGCAGCTCTAATCTCAGCTAgtaagttttttaaaactttgccGTTACAAAAAAAGATCCCTATCAGCCTTCCTACAATTCGTATAGTCTCATCTTAACagatactatatatatataatatatatatgtatatatgataCACggatatacacatatatatatgtgtgtgtgtgtgtgtgtatatataggggtttttgttgcttttttgcttttttgctttaaagCTAAAGACTTAACATGaatttctgaaatgtaatgtgtgAGGTAATGCAAGTTTTCCGGTTTATGTCCTGGAATTTTTCCACACTGGGTGGGTAAAACAGACCGACGATCGGGCTTAATGGGTAGCAAACACAATGTGATTGAAAACCCGCTATTGCTACAGCCATTGAATGCAGCCAGTGTTGTGCTGGTTGTATGAATTTAACGATACAgtcatcattttaaattgatCTTTTTTCCCACCAGAATGGTTaaccaaatgcaaaaaaaatcttgttatgtttttctctgttatgCCGCAACTCATTCtgtcaaaattatttatgacaaaaGCTTGTTTTGTGGTCGGCAGTTTCACTGGTAAAGTATTCCTGCAAAGGCATTCATTTAGGAACATGTGGAATATACATGACTGGAAAACTGGGCTAGGTCCAATACTAATCACAAATAATCCTCACAACTTGAATAAATTAAAGGCTGGTTTGAGCCATAAGTTCcgataataacataaaaactgaCATTCTTTTTCAAGAAAACCTCTTGTGTGAGGTTGTCTGTGAGAGTTATAGTCAACATAAGGAAGTCAGACacattgtgagatgactgtttTGTCCTTGATGCACAGCAAACTGCACAGAAATGCACTGGTGAGTTCTAGCAGCGAGATGGAAAAACTTCTGGACCATGTCGACCTATAAACTCTGATTCACTTGAATTCTCGAAACTTTATCTGCAGTTGTGcagctttagaaaaaaaattctcctaattttgtttttttaaatgattaattaaccTTTATTATTCCATCTGTCTACTGTATGTACATTTTAGTCCTAAACTTTATCCAAGAGCCCTTTAATGT
This genomic interval from Plectropomus leopardus isolate mb chromosome 22, YSFRI_Pleo_2.0, whole genome shotgun sequence contains the following:
- the zgc:162331 gene encoding sushi domain-containing protein 3 — translated: MSPKVGPTTQSTGTHVWMLLCPLLCTLVLARGSTLSPEDLQSTVAMSLPEDTNGTTIQLQPDLQTEAQVPTDTQTEAQTEAQTEARSEALPTQSTTSNYTGMSCIPVLPPRRGSFYVESGTGVSIGSVLAFWCREGYQLVGSDKIYCNVRNGKPQWSNYLPVCEAIPRPEDRGLRVAVLASVVSGIVILAMSLSFLICCLQERSSRDRTKKDGRSRRREKRSARRSECWLEREEGDWEAFPPPKIFHLSQRMNPRLAPDSPLYLTGGLGGYENRGYQRSQESLLKASLPGLYRSESQLYPHVVLQRVPTPTAPSAPSAPSAPLYLHLPASSSSASSPAHTSTHGQPHIMPQYPTPTYPPNPNTSVPAYPHPTPAPIYPNPNPTPQRPWQ